Proteins encoded together in one bacterium window:
- a CDS encoding ABC transporter ATP-binding protein, protein MSSLLSLRDIGKSFGGLSALSDISFDVHPGEIVGVIGPNGAGKTTLFNVVTAVFPATAGEVVFDGERISGLPPHAITKRGITRTFQNIRLFSTMTVEENVMVGRHCRTGAGVWRGVLRTVDQRREERETRGKTRELLDLVGMSGTDGEKTAGSLPYGHQRRLEIARALAAEPRLLLLDEPVAGMNDAETQEVFRLIKRVQSLGVTILLIEHDMSLVMKACDRVVVINFGRKIAEGTPTDIRDDPQVIEAYLGAEERGADA, encoded by the coding sequence GTGAGCAGCCTCCTCTCGCTCCGGGACATCGGAAAGTCGTTCGGGGGGCTTTCGGCCCTCTCCGATATCTCCTTCGACGTCCATCCGGGGGAGATCGTCGGCGTCATCGGTCCCAACGGCGCCGGAAAGACGACGCTCTTCAACGTGGTCACCGCCGTCTTCCCCGCGACCGCGGGGGAGGTCGTGTTCGACGGGGAGCGGATCAGCGGGCTCCCCCCGCACGCGATCACGAAGCGGGGGATCACCCGGACGTTCCAGAACATCCGCCTCTTCTCCACCATGACCGTCGAGGAAAACGTGATGGTCGGGAGGCATTGCCGCACCGGGGCCGGCGTCTGGCGGGGCGTGCTGCGGACCGTGGACCAGCGGCGCGAGGAGAGGGAGACCCGCGGGAAAACGCGGGAACTGCTCGACCTCGTGGGGATGTCCGGCACCGACGGGGAGAAGACCGCGGGGAGTCTCCCCTACGGGCACCAGCGGCGGCTCGAGATCGCCCGGGCGCTGGCGGCGGAGCCGCGCCTCCTGCTCCTCGACGAGCCGGTGGCGGGGATGAACGACGCGGAGACGCAGGAGGTGTTCCGGCTCATCAAGCGGGTGCAGTCGCTGGGGGTGACGATCCTGCTGATCGAGCACGACATGTCGCTGGTGATGAAGGCGTGCGACCGGGTGGTGGTGATCAACTTCGGCCGGAAGATCGCGGAAGGGACGCCGACGGATATCCGGGACGACCCGCAGGTGATCGAGGCGTACCTCGGCGCCGAGGAACGGGGCGCCGATGCTTGA